One part of the Eucalyptus grandis isolate ANBG69807.140 chromosome 10, ASM1654582v1, whole genome shotgun sequence genome encodes these proteins:
- the LOC104437050 gene encoding adenine nucleotide transporter BT1, chloroplastic/mitochondrial, with translation MGRKDLQLFDDRKDGFFSINNLGYQWSSVDPDMCPVGGLFASVGQMGMNFGLSPNSPNNCDVGGVNSIKLTCPDFMIKYVSSPEGIRIVGVPEEEETVRNKKSGLKLKLKVKNPSLRRLISGAVAGAVSRTTVAPLETIRTHLMVGNSGHSTTEVFQNIVKTDGWKGLFRGNLVNVIRVAPSKAIELFAYDTVNKQLSPKPGEQPKLPIPASLVAGACAGISSTLCTYPLELVKTRLTIQRGVYDGLFDAFVKIVREEGPAELYRGLGPSVIGVIPYAATNYFAYDTLRKAYRKVFKQEKIGNIETLLIGSAAGAISSSATFPLEVVRKHMQVGALSGRKVYRDVIHAFMSILEQEGIGGLYRGLGPSCMKLVPAAGISFMCYEACKRILVEDDEDA, from the exons ATGGGTAGGAAAGATTTGCAGCTTTTTGATGATAGGAAGGATGGGTTCTTCTCTATTAATAACTTGGGCTATCAGTGGAGTTCTGTCGATCCTGATATGTGTCCTGTAGGTGGGTTATTTGCCAGTGTAGGCCAAATGGGGATGAATTTCGGTTTATCGCCAAATTCGCCTAATAACTGTGATGTCGGGGGTGTGAATAGCATAAAACTGACCTGCCCTGATTTTATGATTAAGTACGTGTCGTCTCCAGAGGGTATTCGGATTGTCGGTGTCCCAGAGGAGGAAGAAACTGTGCGCAATAAAAAGAGTGGGCTTAAATTGAAACTAAAGGTGAAAAACCCTTCGTTGAGGAGGTTAATTAGTGGGGCAGTGGCGGGGGCTGTTTCACGGACCACAGTAGCACCTTTGGAGACGATAAGGACACATCTGATGGTAGGAAACAGTGGGCATTCTACTACTGAGGTGTTCCAGAATATTGTGAAGACTGATGGGTGGAAGGGATTGTTTAGGGGTAATTTGGTTAATGTGATTCGGGTTGCCCCTAGCAAGGCCATAGAG CTATTTGCATATGATACAGTCAACAAGCAGCTGTCACCCAAACCTGGGGAGCAGCCGAAACTTCCAATCCCTGCGTCATTAGTTGCTGGGGCCTGTGCTGGTATCAGTTCAACGTTATGCACATACCCTCTTGAGCTAGTCAAAACTCGTCTGACGATACAG AGAGGGGTTTATGATGGTCTCTTTGATGCGTTCGTGAAAATAGTAAGAGAGGAGGGTCCAGCAGAGCTCTATAGAGGCCTGGGGCCTAGCGTCATTGGGGTCATCCCTTATGCTGCCACCAACTATTTTGCCTATGACACATTGAGAAAAGCGTATAGGAAGGTTTTCAAGCAAGAGAAGATTGGAAATATCGAGACCCTCTTGATTGGTTCCGCGGCAGGGGCTATTTCGAGCAGTGCAACTTTCCCACTGGAGGTGGTGCGTAAGCACATGCAGGTTGGGGCATTGAGCGGGAGAAAGGTATATAGGGACGTGATCCATGCTTTCATGAGTATCCTTGAGCAGGAAGGAATTGGAGGCTTATATAGAGGTTTGGGCCCGAGCTGCATGAAGTTGGTGCCTGCTGCTGGGATATCATTCATGTGCTACGAAGCATGTAAGAGGATattggtggaggatgatgaggaTGCTTAG
- the LOC104437051 gene encoding cellulose synthase A catalytic subunit 1 [UDP-forming] codes for MEANAGMVAGSYKRNELVRIRHDSDSAPKPLKHLDGQMCQICGDTVGLSASGDVFVACNECAFPVCRPCYEYERKDGNQCCPQCKTRYKRQKGSPRVEGDDDEDGVDDLENEFSYTRGNARRRQWQGEDPDLSSSSRRESQHPVPLLTNGLPISGEIPCATPDNQSVRTTSGPLGPSDRHSVHSVDPRQPVPVRIVDPSRDLNSYGLGNVDWKERVESWKLKQEKNIPHMTSRFPEGKGDIEGTGSNGEELQMANDARLPLSRVVPISSSHLTPYRVVIILRLIILGFFLQYRATHPVKDAYPLWLTSVICEIWFALSWLLDQFPKWFPINRETYLDRLALRYDREGEPSQLAPIDIFVSTVDPLKEPPLVTANTVLSILAVDYPVDKVSCYVSDDGSAMLTFEALSETAEFAKKWVPFCKKHNIEPRAPEFYFAQKIDYLKDKIQPSFVKERRAMKREYEEFKVRINALVAKAQKVPEEGWTMQDGTPWPGNNPRDHPGMIQVFLGHSGGLDTDGNELPRLVYVSREKRPGFQHHKKAGAMNALIRVSAVLTNGAYLLNVDCDHYFNNSKALKEAMCFMMDPALGKKTCYVQFPQRFDGIDLHDRYANRNIVFFDINLKGLDGIQGPVYVGTGCCFNRQALYGYDPVLTEADLEPNIIVKSCCGPRKKGKGGDKNYIDKKRAVKRTESNIPIFNMEDIEEGMEGYDDERSLLMSQKSLEKRFGQSPVFIAATFMEQGGLPPSTNPATLLKEAIHVISCGYEDKTEWGKEIGWIYGSVTEDILTGFKMHARGWISIYCMPPRPAFKGSAPINLSDRLNQVLRWALGSIEILLSRHCPIWYGYNGRLKWLERLAYINTIVYPLTSIPLIAYCILPAFCLLTGKFIIPEISNFASMWFILLFVSIFATGILELRWSGVSIEDWWRNEQFWVIGGTSAHLFAVFQGLLKVLAGIDTNFTVTSKASDEDGDFAELYVFKWTSLLIPPTTVLIVNLVGIVAGVSYAINSGYQSWGPLFGKLFFAIWVIAHLYPFLKGLVGRQNRTPTIVIVWSILLASIFSLLWVRIDPFTSDATKASAKGQCGINC; via the exons ATGGAAGCGAATGCCGGGATGGTGGCCGGATCCTACAAGCGGAACGAGCTGGTCCGGATACGCCACGACTCCGACAGCGCG CCCAAGCCCCTGAAGCACTTGGATGGCCAGATGTGTCAGATTTGTGGTGATACCGTTGGACTTTCGGCCAGTGGTGATGTGTTTGTTGCGTGTAATGAGTGTGCATTCCCAGTGTGCCGTCCCTGTTATGAGTATGAGAGGAAAGATGGAAACCAGTGTTGTCCTCAGTGTAAGACTCGCTACAAAAGGCAAAAAG GGAGTCCTCGAGTGGAAGGAGATGATGACGAAGATGGTGTCGATGATTTAGAGAACGAGTTCAGCTACACCCGAGGAAATGCCAGGAGGCGCCAATGGCAGGGAGAAGATCCTGACCTCTCGTCTTCTTCTAGACGTGAATCTCAACATCCAGTCCCCCTTCTCACTAATGGACTGCCA aTATCTGGTGAAATCCCCTGTGCTACACCTGACAACCAATCTGTTCGGACAACATCTGGACCTTTGGGCCCTTCTGATAGGCATTCAGTTCATTCTGTTGATCCTAGACAGCCAG TTCCTGTGCGAATTGTGGACCCCTCCAGGGACTTGAACTCTTATGGCCTTGGAAATGTTGATTGGAAAGAAAGGGTTGAAAGTTGGAAACTCAAGCAGGAAAAGAACATCCCCCACATGACCAGTAGATTCCCGGAAGGAAAAGGAGACATAGAAGGAACTGGCTCTAATGGAGAAGAACTTCAGAT GGCCAACGATGCTCGTCTACCTTTGAGCCGCGTAGTGCCTATATCATCATCACATCTCACCCCTTATCGTGTTGTGATTATTCTTCGTCTGATTATTTTGGGCTTCTTCTTGCAATATCGTGCCACACACCCTGTGAAAGATGCTTATCCACTGTGGCTAACATCAGTTATCTGTGAGATCTGGTTTGCCTTATCTTGGCTTTTGGATCAGTTCCCAAAATGGTTTCCGATAAACCGTGAGACTTACCTTGACAGGCTAGCATTGAG ATATGACCGTGAGGGGGAACCTTCTCAATTGGCTCCTATTGATATCTTTGTTAGTACGGTGGATCCACTCAAAGAGCCACCTCTTGTAACTGCCAACACCGTCTTGTCCATACTTGCCGTGGATTACCCTGTCGATAAAGTTTCATGCTATGTCTCCGATGATGGATCAGCAATGTTGACCTTTGAAGCACTTTCAGAGACTGCGGAATTTGCAAAGAAGTGGGTGCCTTTCTGCAAGAAGCACAACATCGAACCTAGGGCCCCTGAATTTTACTTTGcccaaaaaatagattacttGAAGGACAAGATACAGCCATCTTTTGTAAAGGAACGCAGGGCAATGAAG AGAGAATATGAAGAGTTTAAGGTGCGGATCAATGCTTTAGTTGCCAAAGCGCAGAAGGTGCCAGAAGAAGGATGGACAATGCAAGATGGCACTCCCTGGCCTGGAAACAACCCCAGGGATCATCCAGGAATGATTCAG GTTTTCTTGGGTCACAGTGGCGGGCTTGATACAGATGGAAATGAGTTACCAAGACTTGTCTATGTTTCTCGAGAAAAGCGACCTGGTTTTCAGCATCACAAAAAGGCTGGGGCAATGAATGCCTTG ATTCGTGTTTCAGCTGTCCTTACCAATGGAGCATATCTTTTGAATGTTGATTGTGATCACTACTTCAACAACAGCAAAGCTCTTAAAGAAGCAATGTGCTTTATGATGGATCCTGCTCTTGGAAAGAAGACATGCTATGTCCAATTTCCACAGCGTTTTGACGGCATTGACTTGCATGATCGATATGCTAACCGGAATATTGTCTTCTTTGAT ATTAACTTGAAAGGACTTGATGGAATCCAAGGGCCTGTCTATGTGGGAACTGGATGCTGTTTCAACAGGCAGGCCCTATATGGGTATGACCCAGTATTGACTGAGGCAGATTTGGAACCAAATATTATTGTTAAAAGCTGTTGTGGTCccagaaagaaaggaaagggtgGTGACAAGAATTACATCGACAAGAAGAGAGCTGTCAAAAGAACTGAATCCAACATTCCAATATTCAACATGGAGGATATTGAGGAGGGGATGGAAG GTTATGATGATGAGAGATCACTGCTTATGTCCCAGAAAAGCTTAGAGAAGCGCTTTGGTCAATCGCCAGTCTTCATTGCAGCAACATTCATGGAACAGGGAGGGCTTCCACCATCTACTAATCCAGCAACTCTTTTGAAGGAAGCAATTCATGTTATCAGCTGTGGCTATGAGGACAAGACTGAGTGGGGCAAAGAG ATTGGATGGATATACGGTTCTGTCACAGAAGATATCTTAACAGGGTTTAAGATGCATGCTCGAGGTTGGATCTCCATTTACTGTATGCCTCCACGCCCAGCATTCAAGGGTTCCGCTCCCATAAATCTTTCAGATCGTCTGAACCAAGTTCTTCGATGGGCATTGGGGTCCATTGAGATTTTACTAAGCAGGCATTGTCCTATATGGTATGGTTACAATGGGAGACTGAAGTGGTTGGAGAGATTGGCATATATAAATACCATTGTGTATCCCCTCACTTCAATCCCTCTGATTGCTTATTGCATTCTGCCTGCATTTTGCCTTCTTACTGGAAAATTTATCATCCCAGAG ATTAGCAACTTTGCTAGTATGTGGTTCATTCTCCTCTTTGTCTCCATTTTTGCTACCGGAATCCTTGAGCTCAGATGGAGTGGAGTGAGTATTGAGGATTGGTGGAGGAATGAACAGTTTTGGGTCATCGGGGGCACGTCAGCTCATCTTTTTGCCGTGTTTCAAGGGCTCTTGAAAGTTCTTGCTGGAATCGACACCAACTTCACTGTCACTTCAAAGGCATCGGACGAAGATGGGGATTTCGCGGAGCTCTATGTGTTCAAGTGGACATCACTTCTCATTCCCCCAACCACTGTCCTCATAGTGAACTTGGTGGGCATTGTAGCCGGTGTCTCATACGCCATCAACAGTGGCTATCAGTCATGGGGTCCACTCTTCGGAAAGCTCTTCTTTGCCATATGGGTTATTGCTCATCTTTATCCATTCTTGAAGGGTTTGGTAGGCCGGCAAAATCGTACCCCCACCATCGTGATCGTGTGGTCAATACTGCTTGCTTCCATCTTCTCTCTGCTTTGGGTGCGCATTGATCCATTCACCTCTGACGCCACGAAAGCTTCTGCAAAAGGTCAATGTGGCATCAATTGCTAG